The Borreliella mayonii genome has a segment encoding these proteins:
- the mgtE gene encoding magnesium transporter, with protein MIDIDELRIFLKEKSYSKIKEKFLKHDSFDIAEALKRLNGSELILLYRFLPKKIAVETFYNFDQSTKNKLANSFTNKEISEMIDELNLDDVIDLLEEVPANVVQRFLASSTEENREIINKFLSYSDDSAGSIVTIEYVELKEDFTVGKALDYIRKVAKTKEDIYTYYITDDEKHLKGVVKIEDLILAKDDVILSSIMRSSGFYIVGVNDEKEDVALLFQKHDITSVPVVDNEGRMIGVIIIDDILEVIQSVNTEDFQMIAAVKPLDTSYLDTSILVMTKNRIIWLLVLMISSTFTATIISNYQNLMLSLVVLASFIPLLMDTSGNAGSQASALIIRELALGTVKVKDFFKVFLKEICVSILVGIILASVNFLRIVFFVAPHHSDKLKIAFVVSSCLMVSLTVAKILGGLLPIVAKILKLDPALMAGPLITTIADAITLIAYFNIAKWVLVSYAV; from the coding sequence ATGATAGATATTGATGAATTGAGAATTTTTCTTAAAGAGAAGAGTTATTCTAAAATTAAAGAAAAATTTTTAAAGCATGATTCCTTTGACATTGCTGAAGCTCTTAAAAGGCTTAATGGATCTGAATTGATTTTGCTTTACAGATTTTTGCCCAAAAAAATAGCAGTTGAAACTTTTTATAATTTTGACCAATCTACAAAAAACAAATTAGCAAATTCTTTTACTAATAAAGAAATAAGCGAAATGATTGATGAGCTAAATCTTGATGACGTTATTGATCTTTTAGAAGAGGTTCCTGCAAATGTTGTTCAGAGATTTTTAGCAAGTTCTACAGAAGAGAATAGAGAAATTATTAATAAATTTTTGTCTTACAGCGATGACTCTGCAGGTTCGATTGTAACAATTGAATATGTTGAACTTAAAGAAGATTTTACCGTTGGTAAAGCTCTTGACTATATTAGAAAGGTAGCTAAAACTAAAGAAGATATTTACACCTATTATATTACAGATGATGAAAAGCATTTAAAAGGAGTTGTAAAAATTGAGGATTTAATATTAGCTAAAGATGATGTCATTCTGTCGTCAATAATGAGAAGTAGCGGGTTTTATATTGTGGGGGTCAATGATGAGAAAGAAGATGTTGCACTTCTTTTTCAAAAACATGATATTACCAGTGTTCCTGTTGTTGATAATGAAGGAAGAATGATAGGGGTTATTATTATCGATGATATTTTAGAGGTTATTCAATCTGTGAATACTGAAGATTTTCAAATGATTGCGGCTGTTAAGCCTCTAGACACATCTTATCTTGATACTTCTATTTTGGTTATGACAAAAAATAGGATAATTTGGCTTTTAGTTCTTATGATATCTTCTACTTTTACAGCAACAATCATTTCAAATTATCAAAATTTAATGTTGTCTTTAGTGGTTTTGGCTAGTTTTATTCCCCTTTTAATGGATACTTCAGGCAATGCTGGTTCTCAGGCATCTGCTTTAATAATTCGTGAGCTTGCTCTTGGCACTGTTAAGGTAAAAGATTTTTTTAAAGTGTTTTTAAAGGAAATATGTGTTAGTATTCTAGTGGGAATAATTCTTGCTAGTGTTAATTTTTTAAGAATTGTATTTTTTGTAGCTCCACACCATTCTGATAAGTTGAAAATAGCCTTTGTAGTTTCATCTTGCTTGATGGTAAGTTTAACAGTAGCTAAGATATTGGGAGGTCTTTTGCCAATTGTTGCTAAAATTTTGAAGTTGGATCCAGCGCTTATGGCAGGCCCTTTAATCACTACGATTGCAGATGCTATTACTTTAATAGCTTATTTTAATATAGCAAAATGGGTTTTAGTTAGTTATGCTGTTTAA
- the bmpB gene encoding nucleoside ABC transporter substrate-binding protein BmpB encodes MRIAIFIFGILLASCFSRNGMESGSRKIKISMLVDGVLDDKSFNSSANEALLQLKKDFPESIEKIFSSAISGVYSSYVSDLDNLKTNGSALIWLVGYMLTDSSLSASLENPKISYGIIDPIYGEDVQIPKNLIAVVFRVEQGAFLAGYIAAKKSFSGKIGFIGGVKGDIVDAFRYGYEAGAKYANKDIEIISEYSNSFSDVDIGRVMANKMYSKGIDVIHFAAGLAGVGVIEAAKKLGDGYYVIGADQDQSHLAPKNFITSVIKNVGDALYLITSEYIKNNNVWEGGKIVQMGLRDGVVGLSNADEFEYIKALERKIINKEIIVPCNQEGYEIFIKQILKL; translated from the coding sequence ATGAGGATTGCAATTTTTATATTTGGTATTTTGTTGGCTTCTTGCTTTAGTAGAAATGGAATGGAATCTGGTTCAAGAAAAATTAAGATATCCATGTTGGTAGATGGTGTTCTTGATGACAAATCTTTTAATTCTAGTGCTAATGAGGCTTTATTGCAGTTGAAAAAAGATTTTCCAGAAAGTATTGAAAAAATTTTTTCTAGTGCTATCTCTGGAGTTTATTCTAGTTATGTTTCAGATCTTGATAATTTAAAAACGAATGGCTCAGCCTTGATTTGGCTTGTAGGATATATGCTTACAGATTCTTCTTTGTCGGCTTCATTAGAGAATCCAAAAATTAGCTATGGAATAATAGATCCTATTTATGGAGAGGATGTTCAGATTCCTAAAAATTTAATTGCTGTTGTTTTTAGAGTAGAGCAAGGCGCTTTTTTGGCTGGCTATATTGCAGCTAAAAAAAGCTTTTCTGGAAAAATAGGTTTTATAGGAGGAGTGAAGGGAGATATAGTAGATGCATTTCGTTATGGTTACGAAGCTGGTGCAAAGTATGCAAATAAAGATATAGAGATTATAAGTGAATATTCCAATTCTTTTTCCGATGTTGATATTGGTAGAGTTATGGCTAATAAAATGTATTCTAAAGGGATAGATGTAATTCATTTTGCGGCTGGTTTAGCAGGAGTTGGTGTTATTGAGGCAGCAAAAAAGCTTGGTGATGGTTATTATGTTATTGGAGCTGATCAAGACCAGTCACATCTTGCTCCCAAAAATTTTATTACTTCTGTTATAAAAAACGTTGGAGACGCATTGTATTTGATTACCAGCGAATATATTAAAAATAATAATGTTTGGGAAGGTGGGAAAATTGTTCAAATGGGATTAAGAGATGGTGTTGTTGGTTTGTCTAATGCGGATGAATTTGAATACATAAAAGCTCTTGAAAGAAAAATAATCAATAAAGAGATTATTGTTCCTTGCAATCAGGAAGGATATGAAATTTTTATAAAACAAATATTAAAGTTATAA
- the rpsL gene encoding 30S ribosomal protein S12 produces MPTINQLIRKPRKSQTEKTASPALQNCPQRRGICTRVMTVTPKKPNSALRKVARVRLSNGFEVTAYIPGIGHNLQEHSVVLIRGGRVKDLPGVRYHIVRGAKDTLGVNNRKKGRSKYGTKKPKA; encoded by the coding sequence ATGCCTACAATTAATCAGTTAATTAGAAAGCCTAGAAAAAGTCAAACGGAGAAGACAGCATCTCCTGCGCTTCAAAATTGTCCTCAAAGAAGAGGAATTTGTACACGTGTAATGACTGTAACTCCTAAAAAGCCTAATTCAGCCTTAAGAAAAGTAGCACGTGTTAGACTTTCAAATGGATTTGAAGTAACAGCATATATTCCAGGAATTGGTCATAATTTACAAGAACACTCTGTGGTTCTGATTAGAGGTGGCCGAGTTAAAGATTTGCCTGGAGTAAGGTACCATATTGTTAGAGGAGCTAAGGATACCCTTGGTGTTAACAATAGAAAAAAAGGTAGATCTAAGTATGGAACAAAAAAGCCTAAAGCTTAA
- a CDS encoding MGH1-like glycoside hydrolase domain-containing protein gives MNKKMFPKIYYYDQDFIDIYNKSLSWIQDKVILQKVADRGKKDKNYYSENCDYIDQMQACISSFFLVYSNGEYSSTSAIDKFYQLQEESGAIRARYDNNNAIIDLDDNEENIGFPIFAWAEYNLYHKTGNKKRISEVLPILDKYYKWIERKFLKENGLYSIDVNKIFYKNSPRVDAYYPVDFNSLQVHSAYCISKLADILNDKNLSLEYKKRFFSLKVKINSLMWSEKDGFYYDLDVNENILEIKTIVGFFPMLSEIPSEDRIERMIFYLKSAKHFGTPNPFPTLSVSEPGFSEDGNGYYGSVYTYMNFFVIKGLEYCGRANIAREFTIRHLYYILDTLMPFNKIKGHIWEAYKPMQEGPAYFDSNKKTYTEKGLICYLALFSISLMIENIIGLTISLPDKTVYWNIPTLEIMGIESLSLKKNQTTIICNKGKRGWEIKMESEKLYYFTINILNKKEKTLPIPSGRCSMLLDKL, from the coding sequence TTGAATAAAAAAATGTTTCCCAAAATTTACTATTATGATCAAGACTTTATTGATATTTATAATAAAAGTTTATCTTGGATTCAAGATAAGGTTATTTTACAAAAAGTTGCAGATAGGGGTAAAAAAGATAAAAATTATTATTCTGAGAATTGCGATTATATAGATCAAATGCAAGCTTGTATTTCAAGCTTTTTTCTTGTCTATAGTAATGGGGAATATTCATCTACATCTGCAATTGATAAATTTTATCAATTGCAGGAAGAATCTGGTGCAATCAGAGCTAGATATGACAATAACAATGCTATTATTGATCTTGATGATAATGAAGAGAATATTGGATTTCCTATTTTTGCATGGGCTGAATATAACTTATATCATAAAACAGGAAATAAAAAGAGAATTTCTGAAGTTTTGCCAATTCTTGATAAGTATTATAAATGGATAGAGAGGAAATTTTTAAAGGAAAATGGTCTTTATTCAATTGATGTAAATAAAATTTTTTATAAAAACTCCCCAAGAGTAGATGCATATTATCCTGTAGATTTTAATTCATTACAAGTTCATAGTGCATATTGTATTTCTAAATTAGCAGACATTTTAAATGATAAAAACTTATCACTTGAATACAAAAAACGATTTTTTTCCCTTAAGGTCAAAATTAATTCTTTAATGTGGAGCGAAAAAGATGGATTTTATTATGATCTTGATGTTAATGAAAATATTCTTGAAATTAAGACAATAGTAGGCTTTTTCCCAATGCTTTCCGAGATTCCTAGTGAGGACAGAATAGAAAGAATGATTTTTTATTTAAAAAGCGCTAAGCATTTTGGGACTCCAAATCCTTTTCCAACACTTTCTGTTAGTGAGCCAGGTTTTAGCGAGGATGGCAATGGATATTATGGTTCAGTGTATACTTATATGAATTTTTTTGTGATCAAAGGTCTTGAATATTGTGGTCGTGCAAATATTGCAAGAGAATTTACTATAAGACATTTGTATTATATATTAGACACTTTAATGCCTTTTAATAAAATTAAAGGGCACATTTGGGAAGCTTATAAACCTATGCAAGAAGGACCTGCGTATTTTGATTCTAATAAAAAAACTTATACTGAGAAAGGTCTTATTTGTTATCTTGCGCTTTTTAGCATTAGTTTAATGATAGAAAATATTATTGGACTTACAATTAGTTTACCTGATAAAACTGTATATTGGAACATACCCACTCTTGAGATTATGGGGATAGAAAGCTTATCTCTTAAAAAAAATCAAACTACAATAATTTGCAATAAAGGGAAAAGAGGCTGGGAAATAAAAATGGAATCTGAAAAACTTTATTATTTTACAATAAATATATTAAACAAAAAAGAAAAAACCCTTCCTATTCCTTCAGGAAGATGTTCTATGCTTTTGGATAAGCTTTGA
- the bmpC gene encoding nucleoside ABC transporter substrate-binding protein BmpC, which produces MFKKFIFISLSLLEFACFKSNKDSVKSDKVVVGVLANGSFYDKGYNQSVHSGVVKLRDNFGVKLITKSLRPYPIEGKRLLTVDEAMAEDAYEVQKNPLNLFWLIGYQFSGLSVRLSYERPDICYGIIDAFDYGDIHVPKNSLAIKFRNEEAAFLAGYIAAKMSRKEKIGILTGPVSEYLNDFKFGFKAGIFYANPKLRLVSKKAPSLFDKEKGKAMALFMYKEDKVGVIFPIAGITGLGVYDAAKELGPKYYVIGLNQDQSYIAPQNVITSILKDIGKVIYSISSEYINNGVFKGGIVIDRGLKEGVIEIVKDPDVLNNRLIDEVVDLENKIISGEIIVPDSEYAFDLFKSKL; this is translated from the coding sequence TTGTTTAAAAAGTTTATTTTTATTTCTTTATCTTTATTAGAATTTGCTTGTTTTAAATCTAATAAAGACTCTGTTAAATCTGACAAAGTTGTTGTAGGTGTTTTGGCTAATGGTAGCTTTTATGATAAAGGCTATAATCAAAGCGTTCATAGTGGTGTTGTAAAACTTAGAGATAATTTTGGAGTAAAACTTATAACTAAATCTTTAAGGCCTTACCCTATTGAGGGTAAAAGACTTCTTACTGTTGATGAAGCAATGGCAGAGGATGCTTATGAGGTTCAAAAAAATCCTTTAAATCTTTTTTGGCTGATTGGATACCAATTTTCTGGTTTGTCAGTTAGGCTTTCGTACGAACGCCCAGATATTTGTTATGGTATTATAGATGCTTTTGATTATGGTGATATACATGTTCCTAAGAATTCTCTGGCTATTAAGTTCAGAAATGAAGAGGCTGCATTTTTGGCTGGGTATATTGCTGCCAAGATGAGCAGAAAAGAAAAGATTGGAATTTTAACAGGCCCTGTGAGTGAATATTTAAATGATTTTAAATTTGGTTTTAAGGCTGGAATTTTTTATGCTAATCCTAAATTAAGATTAGTTTCAAAAAAAGCACCTTCTCTTTTTGATAAGGAGAAAGGCAAAGCAATGGCTCTATTCATGTATAAAGAGGATAAAGTAGGCGTTATTTTCCCAATAGCTGGCATAACTGGTCTTGGAGTTTATGACGCTGCTAAGGAGCTTGGACCTAAATATTATGTTATTGGTTTAAATCAAGATCAATCATATATTGCGCCTCAAAATGTTATTACTTCAATACTTAAGGATATTGGAAAGGTTATTTATTCTATTTCATCAGAGTATATTAATAATGGGGTTTTTAAAGGCGGGATTGTTATTGATAGGGGGCTAAAGGAAGGAGTAATAGAAATTGTTAAAGATCCTGATGTTTTAAATAATAGATTAATCGATGAAGTTGTTGATCTGGAAAATAAAATAATAAGTGGAGAAATTATTGTTCCTGATAGTGAATATGCATTTGATTTATTTAAATCAAAGTTATAA
- the bmpD gene encoding nucleoside ABC transporter substrate-binding protein BmpD, translating to MLKKVYYFLIFLFIVACYGSDDSRSEAKTVSLIVDGAFDDKGFNESSSKAIRKLKADFNINIIEKASTSNSYLGDIANLEDGNSNLIWGVGFKFSDILFQRASENVSTSYAIIEGVYNEIQIPKNLLNINFKSEEVAFLAGYFASKASKTGKIGFIGGVKGKVLESFMYGYEAGAKYANSNIKVISQYVGTFGDFGLGRSTASNMYRDGVDIIFAAAGLSGIGAIEAAKELGPDHYIIGVDQDQSYLAPNNVIVSAVKKVDSLMYSLTKKYLETGVLDGGKTMFFGLKEDGLGLVLNENLKSNYSEIYNKSLKIGQSIINGIIRAPYDKVSYDSFVF from the coding sequence GTGTTAAAAAAAGTTTATTATTTTTTAATTTTTTTATTTATTGTTGCTTGTTATGGCTCTGATGATAGTAGGTCGGAGGCAAAAACAGTTTCGCTTATAGTTGATGGTGCTTTTGATGATAAAGGATTTAATGAAAGTTCTTCTAAGGCGATAAGAAAATTAAAGGCAGATTTTAATATAAATATAATTGAAAAAGCATCTACAAGTAATTCTTATTTAGGAGATATTGCAAACTTAGAAGATGGTAATTCAAATTTGATTTGGGGAGTTGGATTTAAATTTTCAGATATTCTTTTTCAAAGGGCCAGTGAGAATGTTTCTACTAGTTATGCAATCATAGAAGGGGTTTATAATGAAATTCAAATACCCAAAAATCTTCTTAATATTAATTTTAAATCCGAAGAGGTGGCTTTTTTAGCAGGATATTTTGCGTCAAAGGCTTCTAAAACGGGTAAGATCGGATTTATTGGAGGAGTTAAGGGAAAAGTTTTAGAATCTTTTATGTATGGATACGAAGCTGGTGCTAAGTATGCAAACTCCAATATTAAAGTGATCTCTCAATATGTTGGCACATTTGGGGACTTTGGACTTGGTCGCTCAACAGCATCTAATATGTATCGAGATGGGGTTGATATTATATTTGCAGCTGCAGGACTTTCTGGTATAGGAGCAATTGAGGCTGCAAAAGAATTAGGGCCTGATCATTATATTATTGGAGTCGATCAGGATCAATCTTATCTTGCTCCCAATAATGTTATTGTTTCTGCTGTAAAGAAAGTTGATTCATTGATGTATAGTTTAACAAAAAAGTATTTAGAAACTGGAGTTTTGGATGGGGGCAAGACCATGTTTTTTGGGCTTAAAGAAGATGGGCTTGGTTTGGTTTTAAATGAAAACTTAAAATCAAATTATTCTGAGATTTATAACAAATCATTGAAAATCGGGCAAAGTATAATTAATGGTATAATAAGAGCGCCTTATGACAAGGTATCTTATGATAGCTTTGTTTTTTAA
- the rpsG gene encoding 30S ribosomal protein S7: MSRKNKKIKKKVFVDTRYNSRIVAKFANRMMYDGKKSISESILYSSIDLLADKLEDSDKMAVFYKALDNIKPLVEVRSRRVGGATYQVPVEVREERREALAMKWIIFAARNSSGRSMKEKLSNELLNAYNSTGAAFKKKEDTHRMAEANKAFTHYRW, translated from the coding sequence ATGTCAAGAAAAAATAAAAAAATCAAAAAGAAAGTTTTTGTTGATACTAGGTATAATTCTAGAATTGTTGCAAAATTTGCAAACAGAATGATGTATGATGGAAAAAAATCAATAAGCGAGAGTATACTTTATAGTTCAATCGATTTACTTGCTGATAAGCTTGAAGATAGTGATAAGATGGCTGTTTTTTATAAAGCTTTAGACAATATTAAGCCATTAGTAGAAGTAAGAAGTAGACGAGTGGGAGGTGCTACATATCAAGTTCCTGTTGAAGTTAGAGAAGAGAGAAGAGAAGCTTTGGCCATGAAGTGGATTATTTTTGCTGCTAGAAATTCTAGTGGTAGGTCTATGAAGGAGAAGTTGTCAAACGAACTTTTAAATGCATATAATTCTACTGGGGCTGCTTTTAAAAAGAAAGAAGATACCCATAGAATGGCTGAAGCAAATAAAGCTTTTACTCATTATAGATGGTAA
- the bmpA gene encoding nucleoside ABC transporter substrate-binding protein BmpA yields the protein MNKLLLLILFESIIFLSCSGRSSLESEIPKVSLIIDGTFDDKSFNESAFNGVKKVKEEFKIDLVLKESSSNSYLSDLEALKDAGSNLIWLIGYRFSDVAKAVSLQNPEMKYAIIDPVYSNDTIPANLVGMTFRSQEGAFLTGYIAAKISKTGKIGFLGGIEGAIVDAFRYGYEAGAKYANKDIKISTQYIGSFADLEAGRSVATKMYSDGIDIIHHAAGLGGIGAIEVAKELGSGHYIIGVDEDQSYLAPNNVITSTTKDVGRSLNIFTSNYLKTNTFEGGKLINYGLKEGVVGFVRNPKMIPFELEKEIDSLSSKIINKEIIVPYNKESYEKFLKEFI from the coding sequence ATGAATAAATTATTGTTGTTGATTTTGTTTGAAAGTATTATTTTTTTATCTTGTAGTGGTAGGAGTAGTCTTGAGAGTGAAATTCCCAAGGTATCTTTAATAATTGATGGAACTTTTGATGATAAATCTTTTAATGAGAGTGCTTTCAATGGCGTAAAAAAAGTTAAAGAGGAATTTAAGATTGATCTTGTTTTAAAAGAATCTTCATCAAATTCTTATTTATCTGATCTTGAAGCACTTAAAGATGCGGGTTCAAATTTAATTTGGCTTATTGGGTATAGATTTAGCGATGTGGCTAAGGCTGTCTCTTTGCAAAATCCCGAGATGAAATATGCAATTATTGATCCTGTTTATTCTAACGATACTATTCCTGCGAATTTGGTGGGTATGACCTTTAGATCTCAAGAGGGTGCATTTTTAACAGGTTATATTGCTGCAAAAATTTCTAAAACAGGCAAAATTGGATTTTTAGGAGGAATAGAGGGTGCGATAGTAGATGCTTTCAGGTATGGGTATGAGGCTGGCGCTAAATATGCTAATAAAGATATAAAGATATCTACTCAGTATATTGGTAGTTTTGCTGACCTTGAAGCTGGTAGAAGTGTTGCAACTAAAATGTATTCCGATGGGATAGACATTATTCATCATGCTGCAGGTCTTGGAGGAATTGGGGCTATTGAGGTTGCAAAAGAACTTGGTTCTGGGCATTATATTATTGGAGTTGATGAGGATCAATCATATCTTGCTCCCAATAACGTTATTACATCTACAACTAAAGATGTTGGCAGATCTTTAAATATTTTTACATCTAACTATTTAAAAACTAATACTTTCGAAGGTGGAAAATTAATAAATTATGGCCTTAAAGAAGGAGTTGTGGGGTTTGTAAGAAATCCTAAGATGATTCCCTTTGAACTTGAAAAAGAAATTGATAGTCTTTCTAGCAAAATAATCAACAAAGAAATTATTGTTCCATATAATAAGGAAAGTTATGAAAAATTTCTTAAAGAATTTATTTAA
- a CDS encoding HIT family protein, translating into MYDCIFCKIVNKELPSYKVYEDDLVLAFLDINPLTVGHTLVIPKEHSENLLNMDDKFNERVLRVCKKISNALKRINPSIYDGINIYSALGAGAGQEVFHTHFHIIPRFKNDGFGLKRGNKLNLEVEKFKELSMKISMNI; encoded by the coding sequence ATGTATGATTGTATTTTTTGTAAAATAGTAAACAAAGAGCTTCCTAGTTATAAAGTTTATGAGGATGATTTAGTTTTAGCATTTTTGGATATTAATCCTTTAACTGTTGGGCATACTCTTGTTATTCCCAAAGAACATAGTGAGAATTTATTAAACATGGATGATAAATTTAATGAGAGAGTTTTAAGAGTATGTAAAAAAATTTCAAATGCTTTAAAGAGAATAAACCCAAGTATTTATGATGGAATAAATATTTATTCTGCTTTGGGGGCTGGTGCAGGGCAAGAAGTTTTTCATACTCATTTTCATATAATTCCAAGATTTAAAAATGATGGTTTTGGTCTTAAGAGGGGTAATAAACTTAATCTTGAAGTTGAAAAATTCAAAGAGTTGTCTATGAAAATAAGTATGAATATTTAA
- the metK gene encoding methionine adenosyltransferase → MNKTIVANQTLTSEAVSEGHPDKIADQISDAILDEILKEDKNAKVACEVIIAQNLVVIAGEINSPVKKNIDIKEIAKNIIKDIGYTNIDYGLDYKTITVIDAIGNQSRDIINAIEKKESNSLGAGDQGIIFGYACDETENFLPAPYELANSILKKASNLRKSGAIKWLRPDSKSQVTIEYDKNRNPVKIKNIIVSHQHHPNISQKLIRQTIIEEIIKPTIQDKSIIDENTIYCINPSGNFVIGGPTGDTGLTGRKIIADSYGGFARHGGGAYSGKDATKVDRSAAYMARYIAKNMVAAGISKEFELQLAYAIGIENPISIQITAGINDPKYANKILNFIINNFDLTPKGIIEKLKLKQPIYLKTCTYGHFGKNDFEWEKLDFVKKIQTVLKK, encoded by the coding sequence ATGAATAAAACAATAGTAGCTAACCAAACTTTAACTTCTGAAGCTGTATCTGAAGGACATCCAGATAAAATTGCAGATCAAATCTCTGACGCCATCCTTGATGAGATACTAAAAGAAGATAAAAATGCAAAAGTAGCTTGCGAAGTCATAATTGCACAAAATTTAGTAGTAATAGCAGGAGAAATCAATAGTCCTGTTAAAAAAAACATAGATATAAAAGAAATTGCTAAAAATATCATTAAAGATATAGGCTATACAAATATTGATTATGGACTTGATTACAAAACAATAACGGTAATAGACGCTATTGGCAATCAATCACGTGACATTATAAACGCAATTGAAAAAAAAGAATCTAATAGCCTTGGAGCAGGCGATCAGGGAATAATATTTGGATACGCCTGCGATGAAACAGAAAATTTTTTACCTGCTCCTTATGAACTCGCCAATTCAATTCTAAAAAAAGCCAGCAATCTTAGAAAATCAGGAGCAATAAAATGGTTGCGGCCCGACTCAAAATCTCAAGTTACTATAGAATACGATAAAAATAGAAACCCTGTAAAAATAAAAAATATTATAGTCTCTCATCAACACCATCCAAACATCTCCCAAAAACTAATAAGACAAACAATAATTGAAGAAATTATCAAGCCCACCATTCAAGACAAATCAATAATTGATGAAAATACTATTTATTGCATTAATCCTTCTGGAAATTTTGTAATTGGTGGGCCTACCGGAGATACTGGCCTTACAGGAAGAAAAATTATTGCCGATAGTTATGGAGGATTTGCAAGACATGGAGGAGGAGCATACAGCGGAAAAGATGCCACAAAAGTAGACAGATCGGCTGCCTACATGGCAAGATATATAGCAAAAAATATGGTGGCAGCTGGAATTTCTAAAGAATTTGAACTACAACTCGCATATGCAATTGGAATTGAAAACCCAATATCTATTCAAATAACCGCAGGAATAAATGATCCCAAATATGCAAACAAAATATTAAATTTTATTATCAATAACTTTGATTTAACTCCCAAAGGTATAATTGAAAAATTAAAACTAAAACAACCCATATATCTCAAAACTTGTACTTATGGTCATTTTGGAAAAAATGATTTTGAATGGGAAAAATTAGATTTTGTAAAAAAAATACAAACAGTGCTAAAAAAATGA
- a CDS encoding S-ribosylhomocysteine lyase, with protein MKKITSFTIDHTKLNPGIYVSRKDTFENVMFTTIDIRIKAPNIEPIIENAAIHTIEHIGATLLRNNEVWAEKIVYFGPMGCRTGFYLIIFGDYESKDLIDLISWLFSEILNFSEPIPGASDKECGNYKEHNLDMAKYESSKYLQILNNIKEENLKYP; from the coding sequence ATGAAAAAAATAACAAGCTTTACAATAGATCATACAAAATTAAACCCCGGCATATATGTCTCAAGAAAAGATACTTTTGAAAATGTAATGTTTACTACAATAGACATTAGAATCAAAGCTCCCAACATTGAACCAATAATTGAAAATGCAGCAATACACACAATAGAGCACATAGGAGCTACTTTGCTTAGAAATAATGAGGTCTGGGCCGAAAAAATAGTATATTTTGGTCCTATGGGATGCAGAACTGGCTTTTACTTAATAATTTTTGGAGACTATGAAAGTAAAGATCTTATTGATTTAATATCATGGCTTTTTTCTGAAATCTTAAATTTTTCAGAGCCTATTCCAGGCGCAAGCGATAAAGAATGCGGAAATTATAAGGAACACAATCTTGATATGGCTAAATATGAATCTTCTAAATACTTGCAAATATTAAACAATATCAAAGAAGAAAATTTAAAATATCCCTAG